The Microbacterium phyllosphaerae region ACATCGGCTCGGAGCACGCGATACGAGGTGGCGCCATCCGCGGGAGCCCAGGAGAGATCGACCGTGTTCCAGGCGACCTTGGCCACCGCGAGCTCGGCCGGGACGGCCGGGAGCACCGGGGCGACGACGAGTCCGTTGACGTAGGCCCCGAGGCCGCTTCCCGTGAAGCCCACGGTCAGCTGGCCGTCCTCGACCTTCGTGCGGAACGTCTCGGTGGCGGAGCCGCCTTTGGAAGAGAGCAGTCGAGTCTGCGCGACCCCCTCGAGCGTGAGCGTGGCGTTGGTGCTCGACGCGGTCGCGAGGGCGTCGCCGATCGTCACGGTCACGTCGTACTCGCCGGCGGGCACGCTGTCGATCAGGAAGCCCCACGAGGTCCCCGCGACGAAGTCCTCGGCGACCGGGTCTGCCGGAGTGCGGTTGCCGGTGCGGTCACGGGCGAACAGGGCGACACCGCCGGGAACCGTCACCCCCCACCCGGATGCGGCGGTGTAGAGCGAGGTCGTGAGCACCGGCTCGTATCCTTCGGCGACCGGGCTCGTGGCCGTGCCGAAGTCGAAGCGCCAGGCGCCGTCGGCGGCCGGTTCGAGTGCGGCCGACGCCGGGACGGCGGTCATGGTCGCCCCGATCACGGCGGCGATCGTGGCGGCGGCGAACCCTGCGCGCAGGCGCGAGAACGGACGGGACTTTCGTGCAGAACGGGTGGAATGCTCCACGGTTCCTCCTTGGACATCACTGGCTAAGGGGTACGACTGAGAGACCCGCGTCGGTGCGGATATCAAAAGGGGGAGCCGAGGCGAAGAGACCACTGCGTCTCGGCCGATTGATGGATCCGAATTGCCCCGGAAAACGTATTCCCGAGGGTTGGCACCGATCCTTGCATGCGGCCGGACGCAGTGGCAAGAACTTTCTTGAGACGTTTCAGGGCGGCTCTCGGATGGGAGCCCGGAGGCTCGCGCGGGTGCCGACCGTCCTGCGGGCGGGACGCGCTAGAGCGCGCTGATCACCGCGTTGTCGAGCTCGTCGGCGTCGACACCGGGGCGGACGGCGGCGTTGGTGAGCAGCACCCAGGCCACTCCGGCACCGGGGTGCACCCAGAACTCGGTGCCGGCCCAGCCGCCGTGGCCGAAGACGTCGCGGTCGACGAGCCCGGGGGCGCGGGAGCGCAGATTGAACGTGAAGCCCCAGTCCTGACCGCGCTCGTCGGGGTACGGGTCGAGGCGGGGGATGTCGCCCGTAAGCGGACGCCGCATCATGGCGAGACCGGCCGGAGAGAGGATGCCGTTGCGGCCGCCCTTGTCGATGCGCAGCAGCTCGGTGCCGAGGTGCAGCAGGTCCTCGGCTCTGCCGAGCAGGCCCGCACCCGGGGCCCGCGTCGCGTGGAACCGGTCGAGGTCGAGGCCTCCCGACGCGGCATCCGGCACTCCGATCGACTCCGCGGTGTCGAGGGTCAGGCCGATCGCGCCGATCTGCGCGGCCCACTCGAGAGTGCCGTCATCCCAGGTCGTGTCCGTCGCATGCTCGATCAGTGCCGCGATGCCCTCGAAGGCGAGTGTCGAATAGCGCGACGCGGTTCCCGCCGCGAAGTCCCGCCCGCGGGTGAGCAGTTCGTGGCGCAGCGACAGCGCCGTGTCGAGTGCCGGCTCGGAGATTCCCGACGTGTGCGAGGCGAGATGCCACAGCCGCACGATGTCATCGCGAGACGACCCGAAGTCGGGGAGTGCGTCGGTCAACGGAGTGTTCGGGGTGAGCCGGCCGCGCTCGATCGCCCTCGCTGCGGTGATGCCCGTGAGGACCTTCGTGATCGAGAACAGCGGGTAGACGGCATCCGTGGCGGCGCCGAACCCGTCGAGGCCGACGATGCCGTCGGCCGTCGCGATACCGACGACGGCGGTGGGCAGCCTCTCCGCATCCACGTGGCGGCGGGCCCAGTCGAACGCTGCGTCGAAGGTCATGTGTGTGCTCCCGGCCGGATCAGGTCGTCACGCTTCCCTGGCGACGATGGTGACTCTACGATAGGACCATGACACAGAAAGCGCTTTCCCACCCGGCCGCGCTCATCGACGGTCAGCACCCGACCCGTTCTGTGTTGCGTCTCGTCGCGCGCCGCCCCTGGCGCCTCACGTTCGCGATCACCGCGTTCGCGGTGAAGGAGATCCCGCTGTGGTTCCTGCCGGTGATCACCGCCGCGATCATCGATGTCGTGGCGAGCAAGGGCGACGTCACCGAGGTGCTCTGGTGGTTCGCGCTCGCCGCCGTCCTCCTGCTCCAGAACTATCCGAACCACATCATCTACACGCGCAACTTCATGACCGTGGTGCGCGACCTCGGCGCCGATCTGCGCAACGCCCTCACCGCCCGCCTGCAGAGCCTGTCGATCGGTTATCACACGCGCATGAGCTCATCGATCGTGCAGACCAAGGTCGTGCGTGACGTCGAGAACGTCGAGCTCATGCTGCAGCAGGTCACGCATCCACTGCTCTCGTCGACCATGGTCATGCTCGGAGCGCTCGCCATGACGGCGGTCACGGTGCCGCAGTTCCTGCCCGTCTATGCTCTCGCCGTGCCCATCGCGATCGGCATCCGCTACGGCATGCGCAACCGCTCGAAGCGCCGCAACGAGGTGTTCCGCCGAGAGATCGAGACGCTGTCGGCGCGCGTCGGCGAGATGGCCTCGCTGATCCCGGTGACCCGGGCCCACGGCCTCGAGGAGACGGCGATCACGCGAGTCGCGGGCGGCGCCGACGGAGTGCGCCGGGCGGGCCTCGACCTCGATCTTCTCAACGGCCGCGTCGCCTCGATCTCGTGGGTCGCGATGCAGCTGCTCGGGGTCGCGTGCCTCATGCTCGCCGCCGTGTGTGCGCTCACGGGTTTCCTGCCCATCACGCCCGGTGAGGTCGTGATGCTCTCGAGCTATTTCACGCTGCTGACCGGCGGACTCACGCAGCTGCTCATGCTCATCCCCGTCGGTGCCCGCGGTCTCGAGTCCGTCCGTTCGATCGCCGAGGTGCTGCAGGAGCCCGACGTCGAGCAGAACTCCGGCAAGCGCACGGTCGCGGCCGTCACCGGCGAGATCGTGCTCGAGTCGGCGACCCATCGATACGCGGATGCCGAGGACGATGCCCTGTTCGAGATCGACCTGCGCATCGCGCCGGGGGAGACGGTCGCCTTCGTCGGGTCATCGGGGTCGGGCAAGTCGACGCTCCTCAACCTCGTGCTCGGCTTCGTCCGACCGACGAGCGGCCGGATCATGCTCGACAAGCAGGACATGCAGGAGCTCGACCTCCGGACGGTGCGTCGATCCATCTCGGTCGTCCCTCAGGAGTCGGTGCTGTTCGAGGGGTCGGTCTTCGAGAACATCGCCTACGGCATGCCCGACGTCACTCCGGATCGGGTCGAGCAGGCGTTGCGGGATGCCAACGCGTGGGAGTTCGTCAGCGAGCAGCCTCACGGGTGGGACACGGTCGTCGGCGAGCGAGGGGCACGGCTCTCGGGTGGGCAGCGTCAGCGACTGGCGATCGCCCGCGCACTGGTGCGAGACCCCAGGATCCTGCTGCTCGACGAAGCGACGAGCGCCCTCGACCCCGAGTCCGAGGGGCTCGTGAAGGAGGCTCTCGAACGGCTCATGCGCGGGCGCACGACCCTGGTCGTCGCCCACCGCCTGTCGACGATCCGTCAGGCCGACCGCATCATCGTCCTCGAACACGGACGCATCGTCGAACAGGGCTCGCACGACGAACTGCTCGCCGCCGACGGGCGCTACGCTCGGCTGCACCTGGTGCAGAACGGCCTGAGATGACACCGACTCACCGTCCTGAGGAGGACCGATGACTTCCGAGAAGACCCTTCGCGCTGCCCTGGTGGGTACCGGATCCGTCGCGAACTCGCACGCCCGCGCAGTCGCCGCGTATCCGCGAGCCGAGCTCGTCGCCGTGGCCGACCTCAGCCTCGAGAAGGCCCAGGAGTTCGCCGGCCGATACGACATCGCCGCGGCCTACGGCGATCTCGAGGAGATGCTCGCCGCCGAGCACCCCGACGTGGTCCTCATCTGCACGCCTCCCGCACCGCACCGGGCGCAGTCGCTGGCCGCGTTCGCCGCGGAAGCCCACGTGATCGTCGAGAAGCCACCGGCACCCTCCCTCGATGAACTCGACGAGATGCGCGCGGGCGCTCTCGCGGCCGACAGGCAGCTCGCCGTCGTGTTCCAGCAGCGCACAGGCACGGCCGCCGCACACGTCCGGGGGCTGCTGCAGAGCGGCGCGCTCGGTCGTCCGCTGGTCGCGGTGTGCCAGACGCTGTGGTTCCGTGGCGCCGACTACTTCGCCGTCCCATGGCGGGGCAAGTGGGAGACCGAGGGTGGCGGCACGACGCTCGGCCATGGCATCCATCAGATCGACCTGCTCGCGCATCTGCTGGGCGACTGGTCGTCGGTGCAGGGCCGGCTCTGGCGGCTCGACCGCGAGACCGAGACCGAGGACGTCTCGACCGCCACGATCGTGTTCGAGCAGGGCGTGGTCGCGCAGGTCGTCACGAGCGCGGTGTCGCCTCGAGAGACGAGCTCGATCCGCATCGACACGCAGAAGGCCACGATCACCGTCGACCATGTCTACGGACACGGGCATGAGAACTGGCGGATCACCCCGGCCCCAGGGTTCGAGGCCGAGGCCGAGGGGTGGGTGTTCCCGGATGCCGAGGAGCGCAGCGACCACGAACCGCTGCTGCGCGACGTGTTCGACGCTCTGCTCGACGGCGGGTCCCTGCCGTCGACCGCGGATGCTCCCTCCCGATCGCTCGAGATCGTGGCGGGGATCTACGCGTCGGCCGCAGCTGACGGCGCGGTGATCACGCCCGAGCTGCTGGCCGCTCACCCGACGCATCGGGCAGGTTTCGCGAGCCCGGTCGCAGACCTGCGCCGATGATCGAGCTCTACCGCGACCCCGTCTACGACGGCGCGACGGATCCGCGTGTCGTGATCGACGCGGACGGCCTCTGGTGGATGTTCTACACGCAGCGACGGGCGAGCCTCGAGGACTCGGGCCCCGGTGTCTCGTGGATCCACGGCAGCAGGATCGGTGTCGCCACCTCCGCCGACGGCGTGGAGTGGACGTACGACGGGACTCTCGAGCCCGCCGCATCCGGCCTCGTCCTGGAGTCCGGGCCGCCGCCGGCCGAAGTCGACCGCACGCACTGGGCTCCCGAGGTCGTCTGGGACGGCGCGCGGTGGCGGATGTACCTGACCGAGATCGACGGCATCCCCGACCGGTGGCCCGGGTTCGTGCGCGAGATCGTCGAGTACGTCTCGGACGACCTTCGCCACTGGAGCCGTCGCGGCGCGCTGGCGCTGAGCAGCGACCGCGTGATCGACGCGGCCGTCGCTCGCACGCCTGACGGGCTCTGGCGGCTCTGGTACAAGGACGAGGCGGCGGACTCGGTCACGATGGTCGCGTCATCCGCCGACCTCGGTGAGTGGAGTCTCGACGGCGTGGCCGTCGGTGGGCGACCGCACGAGGGCCCGACCGTGTTCGAGCTCGGTGGCTTCTGGTGGATGATCGTCGACGAGTGGCGCGGCATGGGCGTGTATCGCTCGGATGATGGCATCGGCTGGGTGCGTCAGGGCGGAGAGGATGCTGTCATCCTCGCCGACCTTCCCGGCGGAGGGCACGGCAACCACGGCGCTCATGTGCGCGACGGTGATGAGCTGTGGTTCTACTTCTTCGGCACCGCCCATGACGCTCCCGTGCACGCGGCGACAGGGGAGCAGCGGCGCGCGGCGGTATATCGGTTGGGTCTCGACGTCGATGCCGGGAACCTGGTCGTGGAAGACTGGAAACCCGGACGGTAATCGATGTAATCCTGGTGAGAATTGCCGGTTGCGAAACGTTTCAATCTGGATTAGCGTGCAGGTAAGCGTTTTCCCCGCACTTCGGAGATCGCATCCCGCACCACATGGACACAGGCGTTCCGCGGCACTGCCGAACGAGGACGTTCACCAGAGAGGACAACGATGTTCAGCAAGAAGCGTCTGGCGGCCGCAGCGGCCGTCGCCACCAGCGCAGCGCTGGTGCTCGCCGGCTGCGCCGGCGGAACCCCCGAGGCAGGGGCCACCTACGACCCGGATGAGAAGGTCACGCTCGACCTCGCTTTCTGGGGCAACGACGTCCGCGCCGACCTGTACAACAAGGCGATCGAGGCGTTCAACGAGGAGTACCCGAACATCACGGTCAACGCGACCTTCCTCGGGTTCCCGGAGTTCTGGGAGAAGCGCCAGACCGAGGCCGCCGGTGGCGGACTCCCCGACGTGATGCAGTTCGACTACTCGTACCTGCGTCAGTACTCCGAGAACGGCCTGCTGCTCGACCTCGAGCCCTACCTCGGATCCGTCATCGAGACCGACCCGCTGCCCGAGAAGATCCTCGGCATCGGCGTCGTCGACGACACGACCTACGGCATCGCGACCTCCACCAACGCGTGGGGCATGTTCACGAACCCGGCGCTCCTCGAGACCGCGGGCGTCGAGGAGTTCGCCGGCGGCGACTGGGAAGACTACGACGAGTGGATCGGCGAGGTCACCGACGCCAGCGGCGGCGCGTTCTGGGGCGGGTCGGACTGGACCGGCCGCATCCAGAACTTCGAGATCCAGCTGCGCAGCGAGGGCAAGAACCTGTTCGACGAGGACGGCACCCCCGGCTTCGACGAAGACCGTCTGAAGGAGTTCTGGGAGTCCGGCGACGACATCCGCGACGGTGCTGTGGTTCCACAGCAGACGGTCGAGGAGCTCAACCCGCTCAGTGCCTTCGATGCGGCGAAGAACGCCAGCGAGCTGACCTGGGACAATTTCGGTGCCGGCTACCTCGCCAACCTCGGCGAGAACTACACCGAGCTCGGCCTCGTGGCTCCTCCCGTCACCAAGGACGGCGCGAAGGACCTCTACCTGAAGCCGTCGATGCTCCACACGATCTC contains the following coding sequences:
- a CDS encoding Gfo/Idh/MocA family protein, coding for MTSEKTLRAALVGTGSVANSHARAVAAYPRAELVAVADLSLEKAQEFAGRYDIAAAYGDLEEMLAAEHPDVVLICTPPAPHRAQSLAAFAAEAHVIVEKPPAPSLDELDEMRAGALAADRQLAVVFQQRTGTAAAHVRGLLQSGALGRPLVAVCQTLWFRGADYFAVPWRGKWETEGGGTTLGHGIHQIDLLAHLLGDWSSVQGRLWRLDRETETEDVSTATIVFEQGVVAQVVTSAVSPRETSSIRIDTQKATITVDHVYGHGHENWRITPAPGFEAEAEGWVFPDAEERSDHEPLLRDVFDALLDGGSLPSTADAPSRSLEIVAGIYASAAADGAVITPELLAAHPTHRAGFASPVADLRR
- a CDS encoding ABC transporter ATP-binding protein; amino-acid sequence: MTQKALSHPAALIDGQHPTRSVLRLVARRPWRLTFAITAFAVKEIPLWFLPVITAAIIDVVASKGDVTEVLWWFALAAVLLLQNYPNHIIYTRNFMTVVRDLGADLRNALTARLQSLSIGYHTRMSSSIVQTKVVRDVENVELMLQQVTHPLLSSTMVMLGALAMTAVTVPQFLPVYALAVPIAIGIRYGMRNRSKRRNEVFRREIETLSARVGEMASLIPVTRAHGLEETAITRVAGGADGVRRAGLDLDLLNGRVASISWVAMQLLGVACLMLAAVCALTGFLPITPGEVVMLSSYFTLLTGGLTQLLMLIPVGARGLESVRSIAEVLQEPDVEQNSGKRTVAAVTGEIVLESATHRYADAEDDALFEIDLRIAPGETVAFVGSSGSGKSTLLNLVLGFVRPTSGRIMLDKQDMQELDLRTVRRSISVVPQESVLFEGSVFENIAYGMPDVTPDRVEQALRDANAWEFVSEQPHGWDTVVGERGARLSGGQRQRLAIARALVRDPRILLLDEATSALDPESEGLVKEALERLMRGRTTLVVAHRLSTIRQADRIIVLEHGRIVEQGSHDELLAADGRYARLHLVQNGLR
- a CDS encoding ABC transporter substrate-binding protein, encoding MFSKKRLAAAAAVATSAALVLAGCAGGTPEAGATYDPDEKVTLDLAFWGNDVRADLYNKAIEAFNEEYPNITVNATFLGFPEFWEKRQTEAAGGGLPDVMQFDYSYLRQYSENGLLLDLEPYLGSVIETDPLPEKILGIGVVDDTTYGIATSTNAWGMFTNPALLETAGVEEFAGGDWEDYDEWIGEVTDASGGAFWGGSDWTGRIQNFEIQLRSEGKNLFDEDGTPGFDEDRLKEFWESGDDIRDGAVVPQQTVEELNPLSAFDAAKNASELTWDNFGAGYLANLGENYTELGLVAPPVTKDGAKDLYLKPSMLHTISAKTKHPEAAATLVNFLVNSPESGEIFGTNRGLPASETALEAADLDPMSQLVKDYEDSIADRLGDAPPVPIVGYGTLEEKFRVLGTELNFGTTTVDEAVKQFFSEMDVVLNQ
- a CDS encoding serine hydrolase domain-containing protein, with amino-acid sequence MTFDAAFDWARRHVDAERLPTAVVGIATADGIVGLDGFGAATDAVYPLFSITKVLTGITAARAIERGRLTPNTPLTDALPDFGSSRDDIVRLWHLASHTSGISEPALDTALSLRHELLTRGRDFAAGTASRYSTLAFEGIAALIEHATDTTWDDGTLEWAAQIGAIGLTLDTAESIGVPDAASGGLDLDRFHATRAPGAGLLGRAEDLLHLGTELLRIDKGGRNGILSPAGLAMMRRPLTGDIPRLDPYPDERGQDWGFTFNLRSRAPGLVDRDVFGHGGWAGTEFWVHPGAGVAWVLLTNAAVRPGVDADELDNAVISAL